A genomic stretch from Paraburkholderia dioscoreae includes:
- a CDS encoding undecaprenyl-phosphate glucose phosphotransferase, producing the protein MSGLQSPIARLLDVMLVVSGALAAAQVRFGDLAQNRIDSAFVTFAAAFTLVLFPVLGVYGSWRGRAMLRLVGQVSFAWLIVQGSGLVLMFSLHRTDYVSRLWFAYWTALSGGALIVSRVAVRIVLERVRHAGLNLRRVAVVGCGAHCQQVVRNIESASASGFRAVVAFDLRPVMGIVGSGVPVFDDVNKFAAYVRSQGVQELWLALPLSEEQVISRFVSEFRDDLVNVRFVPDMRSVALFDSDVIDLIGMPAINLVASPVPARALLKKEIFDRAFAALALIALAPLLITIAAAVKLSSRGPVFFTQKRKGADGRIFRIYKFRSMRAHAVESGVIKQATKGDPRITRVGAFLRRTSLDELPQFFNVLCGHMSVVGPRPHALEHDELYQKVVNGYIHRYRIKPGITGWAQINGFRGETDQIEKMQGRVEHDLYYLRNWSFGLDMRIVVATIAKGFVHSNAY; encoded by the coding sequence ATATCGGGGTTGCAGAGCCCGATTGCGCGTTTGCTCGACGTGATGCTTGTCGTGTCGGGCGCATTGGCTGCGGCGCAAGTGAGGTTTGGGGATCTTGCGCAGAATCGAATTGACAGCGCGTTCGTAACGTTTGCAGCGGCTTTTACGCTGGTTCTTTTTCCAGTGCTCGGCGTTTATGGCTCATGGCGTGGACGTGCCATGTTGCGGTTGGTGGGACAGGTGTCGTTTGCCTGGCTCATTGTTCAGGGCAGCGGGCTCGTGCTGATGTTCTCGCTGCATCGTACGGATTATGTGTCCCGTCTCTGGTTCGCGTATTGGACCGCGCTGAGTGGCGGCGCGCTGATCGTTTCGCGCGTGGCCGTGCGTATCGTGCTGGAACGCGTCCGGCATGCCGGACTCAATCTGCGCCGGGTCGCTGTGGTCGGATGTGGCGCGCATTGTCAGCAGGTGGTACGCAATATCGAAAGCGCGTCGGCCAGCGGCTTTCGCGCGGTAGTGGCATTCGATCTGCGGCCGGTTATGGGCATTGTCGGATCAGGAGTGCCGGTTTTTGACGACGTAAATAAATTTGCTGCCTACGTCAGATCCCAGGGCGTGCAGGAACTGTGGCTCGCACTGCCATTGTCGGAAGAGCAGGTCATCTCGCGTTTCGTGAGTGAGTTCCGCGACGATCTCGTGAACGTGCGCTTCGTGCCGGACATGCGCAGCGTCGCGCTTTTCGACAGCGATGTGATCGATTTGATCGGTATGCCCGCGATCAATCTGGTGGCATCGCCAGTGCCGGCACGCGCCTTGTTGAAGAAGGAGATATTCGATCGCGCATTCGCCGCACTGGCGCTTATTGCACTCGCTCCTTTGCTGATTACCATCGCGGCCGCCGTCAAGTTGTCGTCGCGCGGACCGGTGTTTTTCACGCAGAAGCGCAAGGGTGCGGACGGACGCATCTTCAGGATCTACAAGTTTCGTTCGATGCGCGCCCATGCTGTTGAATCCGGGGTCATCAAGCAGGCCACGAAAGGCGATCCGCGTATTACGCGAGTCGGAGCATTTCTTAGGCGTACGAGTCTCGACGAGCTTCCGCAGTTCTTCAATGTGCTGTGCGGCCACATGTCGGTCGTCGGCCCGCGGCCGCATGCGCTCGAACACGACGAGCTCTACCAGAAAGTGGTCAACGGATATATCCACCGTTACCGCATCAAGCCGGGCATCACTGGATGGGCGCAGATCAACGGATTCCGCGGGGAAACGGATCAGATCGAGAAGATGCAAGGGCGCGTCGAACACGATCTGTATTACCTGCGTAACTGGTCATTCGGCCTCGACATGAGGATTGTCGTCGCGACGATTGCGAAGGGCTTCGTCCATAGCAACGCGTATTGA
- a CDS encoding YjbH domain-containing protein, whose amino-acid sequence MATTLRGQTPLSARRAVALAVSLTFPASAFAVEPALNALGQAGGLAIPYAFALPEGTVEVQYNNYIDPRYGKQATDAQMYWGAVGMLPYVELSGGLANYPGNVHAPFTNADHFFFRHLIGDIKIEVPKFFKYQPSIAFGLTDIGGQTHFFRSKYGVVSQAFGPVTLTAGYGQGDRLDGFFGGAQLSLWNTGLSLLAEDDSRTPYAGVRYQSPRISWLADANVIGTLMRSIRSTTGVSPRTSFSVGIQIPLGKRFSAQRCTDGLCEGPQALPVQAAEDDEQVSIRLASLRPIDVRNSASSVNALAGAPIAYVPPLQSYASVMLSEIAPARSLDSPAPAMPDALDTSALDEIAAQLFAAGLERVRVGVSGRDLVVEYENHRYNQNEVDAIGIALGVASVNAPHGTEKIHVVIKKANEPLGEVVVDRAAFAQFIAGGAASAASASLTMSTRPTYDPDSIAWHGNEHTHGLTRIQIEPIVSYLYGTEYGVFDVSLGANIEGFVPLWRGAELYASYIAPLYNTKNMDEGHVFSDYRLRGGLNAVALAQSFWIMPGVFNVASVGKFDYSYVGVQNETTVSVPGRPDLIRLRLAYLHRESGHDTLLSEKNAQLTYRWVQPSWKLWIEAGVARFVGGDKGPVATFTRWFDDVSVSVHGEHSGQGTFVGAAVSFPLTLRQGMKPGISQVDGTGQFELDFRTRVGSTNYLSANGAESMSFPYSTQQFLLNQGRFSGEYFSMQLYRMRDAYLRYGRRDGDANRTQPQADARVLSTRIALCRDTYGNGLKGVSDAPVVVPVNCE is encoded by the coding sequence ATGGCCACGACATTGCGCGGACAAACACCACTATCGGCTCGGAGAGCAGTGGCCTTGGCAGTTTCCCTGACATTCCCGGCCTCTGCATTCGCTGTGGAACCCGCGCTAAACGCGTTGGGTCAGGCGGGTGGGCTCGCCATTCCGTATGCGTTTGCATTGCCGGAAGGTACGGTGGAAGTGCAGTACAACAACTATATCGATCCGCGCTACGGGAAACAGGCGACGGACGCGCAGATGTATTGGGGCGCCGTCGGGATGTTGCCGTATGTCGAGCTTTCCGGCGGGCTTGCGAATTATCCGGGCAATGTTCACGCGCCCTTTACGAATGCGGACCACTTTTTTTTTCGTCACTTGATCGGTGACATAAAAATCGAAGTGCCGAAGTTCTTTAAATATCAGCCGAGCATCGCATTCGGTTTGACGGACATAGGCGGACAGACGCATTTTTTCCGCTCGAAATACGGCGTGGTGTCACAGGCGTTTGGACCGGTGACGTTGACTGCCGGTTATGGACAAGGAGATCGGCTTGACGGATTTTTCGGCGGTGCGCAGTTATCGCTCTGGAATACCGGCTTGTCGCTGTTGGCGGAAGACGATTCGAGAACGCCTTACGCGGGCGTCCGTTACCAGTCGCCTCGAATTAGCTGGCTCGCCGATGCAAACGTGATCGGCACACTGATGCGCTCGATCCGTTCGACAACCGGCGTTTCGCCGCGCACGTCGTTTTCCGTGGGTATTCAGATTCCGCTGGGCAAGCGCTTTAGCGCGCAGCGTTGTACCGATGGATTGTGCGAGGGGCCGCAAGCGTTGCCGGTGCAAGCGGCAGAGGATGACGAGCAAGTGTCGATCAGGCTCGCAAGTCTAAGGCCGATCGACGTGCGGAACTCGGCAAGCAGCGTGAACGCTCTTGCCGGTGCGCCGATCGCGTACGTGCCGCCACTGCAGTCGTATGCGTCGGTAATGCTGAGTGAAATCGCGCCCGCCAGATCGTTGGATTCGCCGGCTCCTGCCATGCCGGATGCGCTCGATACATCCGCACTCGACGAAATTGCCGCGCAACTTTTTGCAGCCGGTCTGGAGCGTGTACGTGTCGGCGTGAGTGGGCGTGACCTGGTCGTCGAATATGAAAACCATCGTTACAACCAGAACGAGGTCGACGCGATTGGCATCGCGCTCGGTGTGGCAAGCGTGAATGCGCCGCACGGCACAGAGAAGATTCACGTGGTCATCAAGAAGGCGAATGAGCCGTTGGGCGAAGTCGTTGTCGATCGGGCCGCGTTTGCGCAGTTCATTGCAGGCGGTGCGGCATCAGCCGCCAGCGCCTCGCTGACCATGAGCACGCGGCCGACATATGACCCGGACTCTATTGCGTGGCATGGCAATGAGCACACGCATGGGCTGACGCGCATTCAGATCGAACCGATAGTGAGCTATCTGTACGGTACTGAGTACGGCGTTTTTGATGTATCTCTCGGTGCCAACATCGAGGGATTTGTCCCACTCTGGCGCGGTGCGGAGTTATACGCGAGCTATATCGCGCCGCTCTACAACACGAAGAATATGGATGAGGGTCATGTCTTTAGCGACTACCGCTTGCGTGGAGGGCTGAATGCGGTTGCGTTGGCGCAGAGCTTCTGGATCATGCCGGGGGTTTTCAACGTGGCGTCGGTGGGCAAGTTCGACTACTCGTATGTCGGCGTGCAAAACGAAACGACTGTGTCCGTGCCCGGTCGGCCTGACTTGATCCGTTTGCGCCTCGCTTATTTGCATCGTGAATCCGGCCACGACACCTTGCTGAGTGAGAAGAACGCGCAACTGACGTACCGCTGGGTGCAGCCGTCGTGGAAGCTGTGGATCGAGGCAGGCGTCGCGCGCTTTGTCGGTGGGGACAAAGGTCCGGTCGCGACGTTCACGCGCTGGTTCGACGACGTGTCCGTCAGCGTGCACGGCGAGCATAGCGGGCAAGGCACGTTTGTGGGCGCTGCGGTGAGCTTTCCGCTCACGCTGCGGCAGGGCATGAAGCCGGGGATTAGTCAGGTGGACGGGACGGGGCAGTTCGAACTGGATTTCCGTACGCGGGTTGGATCGACGAATTATCTGTCGGCGAACGGGGCAGAGAGCATGAGCTTCCCGTATAGCACGCAGCAGTTCTTGTTGAATCAAGGGCGCTTTAGTGGAGAGTACTTCTCCATGCAGCTTTATCGGATGCGAGATGCGTATTTGCGGTATGGGCGGCGTGATGGCGACGCGAATAGAACGCAACCTCAGGCGGACGCAAGGGTTCTTTCGACGCGCATCGCACTTTGTCGCGATACCTACGGGAACGGGTTGAAAGGCGTTAGCGATGCACCGGTAGTTGTGCCAGTCAATTGTGAATGA
- a CDS encoding response regulator translates to MKLLLIEDNPTLAHWLAKMLEQEAFALDAVQDGDAADQLLRTNHYDVILLDLNLPKLSGKNVLRRLRQRGDATPVLILTASGSIDEKVELLGAGADDYLVKPFEVRELIARIKVAIRRQSPSKASEVVCGDLAFDIDTRQFTLKGAPLNVTPRERSVLETLILRLGKTVTKPALVDAIFTLADEPSEDAVEIYISRLRKKLDGSSAAIVTLRGLGYLLRKKEDDQ, encoded by the coding sequence ATGAAGCTGCTGCTTATCGAAGACAACCCCACGCTGGCGCACTGGCTCGCGAAGATGCTGGAGCAGGAGGCGTTCGCGCTCGACGCCGTGCAGGACGGCGACGCGGCCGACCAGTTGCTGCGCACCAACCACTACGACGTGATCCTGCTCGACCTGAATCTGCCCAAGCTGTCGGGCAAGAACGTGCTGCGTCGTTTGCGCCAGCGCGGCGATGCGACGCCGGTGCTGATTCTGACGGCAAGCGGTTCGATCGACGAAAAGGTGGAATTGCTCGGAGCCGGCGCGGACGATTACCTGGTCAAGCCGTTCGAAGTGCGCGAGCTGATCGCGCGGATCAAGGTGGCGATCCGGCGGCAGTCGCCCTCAAAGGCGAGCGAAGTGGTATGCGGCGATCTGGCGTTCGACATCGATACGCGGCAGTTCACACTCAAGGGCGCACCGCTGAACGTTACGCCGCGCGAGCGTTCGGTGCTCGAAACGCTGATCCTGCGGCTGGGCAAAACCGTCACGAAGCCAGCTCTGGTCGACGCGATCTTCACGCTCGCAGACGAGCCGAGCGAAGACGCTGTGGAGATCTATATTTCACGTCTGCGCAAGAAACTCGACGGCAGTTCGGCAGCTATCGTCACGCTGCGCGGGCTCGGCTATCTGCTGCGCAAGAAAGAAGATGACCAATAG
- a CDS encoding ABC transporter ATP-binding protein, producing the protein MNQPMSRDTPAIEMRNVSCRFISPDGKATIALRDFSMSVARGEFVAVVGPTGCGKSTTLSMITGLLKPTTGEVRVMGAPVDGIDPRIGFVFQADAVFPWRSVLDNVAAGPLYRGRSKSAAYDEANEWLRRVGLDKFGKHYPHQLSGGMRKRVALAQTFINKPEILLMDEPFSALDMQTRTLMQDELLQLWGGAGSVVFVTHDLEEAIALADRVFVLTARPATLKKVYEIDLPRPRVTSEVRYDPRFIEISRDIWHDLREEVQIG; encoded by the coding sequence ATGAATCAACCCATGTCACGCGATACGCCAGCCATCGAGATGCGCAACGTATCGTGCCGTTTCATTTCTCCGGACGGCAAGGCGACGATCGCGTTGCGCGACTTCAGCATGTCCGTGGCGCGCGGCGAATTCGTCGCGGTAGTCGGCCCCACGGGTTGCGGCAAGTCCACCACACTCAGCATGATTACCGGCCTGCTGAAGCCCACCACGGGCGAAGTGCGCGTGATGGGCGCGCCGGTGGACGGCATCGATCCGCGCATCGGCTTCGTGTTTCAGGCCGATGCCGTGTTCCCGTGGCGCTCGGTGCTCGACAACGTGGCGGCGGGCCCGCTGTATCGCGGCCGCTCGAAATCGGCCGCGTATGACGAAGCCAACGAATGGTTGCGCCGCGTGGGCCTCGACAAATTCGGCAAGCACTATCCGCATCAACTGTCCGGTGGTATGAGAAAGCGCGTGGCGCTCGCGCAAACCTTCATCAACAAGCCGGAAATCCTGTTGATGGACGAGCCGTTTTCGGCGCTCGACATGCAGACACGCACGTTGATGCAGGACGAACTTCTGCAATTGTGGGGGGGTGCCGGCTCGGTGGTATTCGTCACGCACGATCTGGAAGAAGCGATTGCACTCGCCGACCGCGTATTCGTGCTGACCGCGCGCCCGGCCACGTTGAAGAAAGTGTACGAGATCGATCTGCCGCGTCCGCGCGTGACGTCGGAGGTTCGCTACGACCCGCGTTTCATCGAAATCTCGCGTGACATCTGGCACGACCTGCGCGAAGAAGTGCAGATCGGTTAA
- a CDS encoding sensor histidine kinase, whose product MTNSLRMRLLWWLLVPLALYVFVTGKAEYDNARRTADLVQDNQLISSARMIAGEVEWVDGFLRVDVPPAALEVFVSPYRDQVFYSVSVDEGRLLAGTPDFPARPEQAPDTPDHYDTHLQGHSVRAVCLVRLMYDNGATRRVRVTVGKTVRSRDAMAQQLWQPQLVRQIEMIVLAVALVCIGLTFELRPLMKVKEDVADRDPMQLEPIRVERLHTELRPIVEAINQCISRLGVQVAAQRRFIADAAHQLRTPLTLLGTQLQFARQQDGLNSALDEALAAMHRSNRSMVGLTNKLLLLAQAEAADTTQLAVETVDLVPLALEVVEDLALLAQARDIDLGAELNGPAPVAGHRGLLQALIANLAENAIRYTGSGGHVTVGVDAEGDTVTVSVLDDGPGIPAESRSRVFEPFFRASTDTEGTGLGLAIVREIADAHHGDITLKPGAGGKGVHISVSFPRAAVEQSRMV is encoded by the coding sequence ATGACCAATAGCTTGCGCATGCGCCTGTTGTGGTGGCTGCTGGTGCCGCTCGCGTTATACGTGTTCGTGACCGGCAAGGCTGAATACGACAATGCGCGGCGCACGGCGGATCTGGTGCAGGACAATCAGTTGATCTCGTCGGCGCGCATGATCGCAGGCGAAGTGGAATGGGTGGACGGCTTCCTGCGCGTGGATGTGCCGCCCGCCGCGCTCGAAGTATTCGTGTCGCCTTACCGCGATCAGGTGTTCTACAGCGTGAGTGTCGACGAAGGGCGTCTGCTCGCAGGCACGCCTGATTTCCCGGCGCGTCCGGAGCAGGCACCGGATACACCGGATCATTACGACACGCATCTGCAGGGGCATTCCGTGCGCGCGGTCTGCCTCGTGCGTCTCATGTACGACAACGGCGCGACGCGCCGCGTGCGCGTGACGGTCGGTAAAACGGTGCGCTCGCGCGACGCAATGGCCCAGCAGTTGTGGCAGCCGCAACTCGTGCGGCAGATCGAGATGATCGTGCTTGCGGTCGCCTTGGTCTGCATCGGTCTGACCTTTGAATTGCGGCCGCTAATGAAGGTGAAAGAGGATGTGGCGGACCGCGATCCTATGCAACTCGAGCCGATTCGTGTCGAGCGCCTGCATACTGAATTGCGGCCGATTGTCGAAGCGATCAATCAGTGCATTTCGCGGCTTGGTGTTCAGGTGGCTGCGCAGCGCCGCTTTATCGCCGACGCAGCGCACCAGTTGCGCACGCCGCTTACGCTGCTCGGCACGCAGTTGCAGTTCGCGCGCCAGCAGGACGGTTTGAATTCCGCGCTCGATGAAGCACTGGCTGCGATGCACCGCAGTAACCGTTCTATGGTGGGGCTCACGAACAAGCTGCTATTGCTCGCGCAAGCCGAGGCCGCCGACACCACCCAACTCGCCGTGGAAACGGTGGACCTGGTGCCGCTTGCCCTGGAAGTAGTGGAAGATCTCGCGCTGCTTGCGCAGGCCCGCGACATCGATCTGGGGGCCGAACTGAACGGACCCGCACCGGTTGCGGGACATCGTGGCCTGCTTCAGGCGTTGATCGCGAACCTCGCCGAGAATGCGATCCGTTATACCGGCAGCGGTGGCCACGTCACTGTAGGCGTGGATGCGGAAGGCGATACTGTCACCGTCAGTGTGCTGGACGACGGTCCCGGTATTCCTGCCGAATCTCGCAGCCGTGTATTCGAGCCGTTTTTCCGGGCGTCGACGGATACGGAAGGCACCGGGCTAGGTCTTGCTATCGTTCGTGAAATCGCGGACGCTCATCACGGTGACATCACGCTGAAACCCGGCGCGGGCGGTAAAGGCGTGCATATCAGCGTGTCGTTTCCGCGAGCTGCGGTTGAGCAGTCACGGATGGTTTGA
- a CDS encoding transposase, protein MLQIPLSDDDWARVQSLFPDLRSTRGRPRRSDREILNAILWVQQKKEKWHRLPANFPPQQTCYLRYMTWKKTGVLDQVNKLLPMCGQEWSSC, encoded by the coding sequence ATGCTACAAATCCCTCTCTCTGACGACGATTGGGCTCGCGTCCAGAGTCTCTTTCCCGATCTTCGGTCCACTCGCGGGCGGCCTCGCCGCAGCGATCGCGAGATTCTCAACGCGATACTCTGGGTTCAGCAAAAAAAAGAGAAATGGCACAGGCTTCCGGCCAATTTTCCGCCGCAGCAGACTTGTTATCTTCGGTACATGACCTGGAAGAAAACGGGAGTGCTGGACCAGGTGAATAAACTTCTTCCAATGTGCGGCCAGGAGTGGTCGAGCTGCTGA
- a CDS encoding ABC transporter substrate-binding protein, whose product MRTLRQIAAVSGVAFTLAAASAAAHAEKLTIMVGGATKIIYLPAKLTEQLGYFKDEGLDVEILSQPAGVDAENELLAGAVQGVVGFYDHTIDLQSKGKEVQALVVFGQVPGEVEMVSTKAADTFKSMADSKGKTLGVTGLGSSTSFLTQYLAQRAGVPSTQYTLLPVGADNSFIAAIKQNRIEAGMTTEPTVSQLLKTGDAKVLVDMRTLESTRAALGGTYPASSFYVQRAWAESHKDEAAKLSHAFAKTLNFIATHSAEEIAAKMPKDYYGNNKDLYVGALKASLPMFTKDGKMPADGPDTVLKVLSAFNPSVKGKHIDLAKTYSNDYVSAAVKTAAK is encoded by the coding sequence ATGCGTACCTTGCGCCAGATTGCCGCTGTGTCAGGTGTTGCGTTTACCCTTGCCGCCGCTTCGGCCGCCGCTCACGCGGAAAAGCTCACGATCATGGTCGGCGGCGCCACCAAGATCATCTATCTACCGGCCAAACTCACGGAGCAACTCGGCTACTTCAAGGACGAGGGCCTCGACGTCGAAATCCTCTCGCAACCGGCCGGCGTCGATGCGGAGAACGAACTGCTCGCAGGCGCGGTGCAAGGCGTGGTGGGCTTTTACGACCACACCATCGACCTGCAGAGCAAGGGCAAGGAAGTCCAGGCGCTAGTGGTGTTCGGGCAGGTGCCGGGTGAAGTGGAGATGGTCTCCACCAAGGCCGCCGATACCTTCAAAAGCATGGCCGACTCGAAGGGCAAGACGCTCGGCGTGACCGGACTCGGCTCGTCGACCAGTTTCCTTACGCAATACCTCGCACAACGTGCGGGCGTGCCGTCCACACAATACACACTGCTGCCGGTGGGCGCGGACAACAGCTTTATCGCGGCCATCAAGCAGAACCGCATCGAGGCGGGCATGACGACCGAGCCGACTGTCTCGCAGTTGCTGAAAACCGGCGACGCCAAAGTGCTGGTCGACATGCGCACGCTGGAAAGCACGCGCGCCGCGCTCGGCGGCACCTATCCGGCTTCGAGCTTCTATGTGCAGCGCGCATGGGCGGAGTCGCATAAAGACGAGGCCGCGAAGCTCTCGCATGCTTTCGCGAAGACGCTGAACTTCATCGCGACCCACAGCGCGGAAGAAATCGCCGCGAAGATGCCAAAGGACTACTACGGCAACAATAAAGACCTGTACGTCGGCGCGCTGAAGGCGTCGCTGCCGATGTTCACGAAGGACGGCAAGATGCCCGCCGACGGTCCAGACACGGTGTTGAAGGTGCTGTCGGCGTTCAATCCCTCGGTGAAGGGCAAGCATATCGATCTCGCCAAGACCTACAGCAACGACTACGTGTCGGCGGCGGTCAAGACCGCAGCGAAGTAA